One Ahaetulla prasina isolate Xishuangbanna chromosome 1, ASM2864084v1, whole genome shotgun sequence DNA window includes the following coding sequences:
- the ALG11 gene encoding GDP-Man:Man(3)GlcNAc(2)-PP-Dol alpha-1,2-mannosyltransferase isoform X2, producing MGAFKQLFRLLYSLIIPALILSGGLFLCLLLLLCGLRFWLQRQRDLEMRPGNDGKKPLVVAFFHPYCNAGGGGERVLWCALRALQKKYKNASYVVYTGDTDTTAENILVGAHQRFNIRLKHPVKFVFLNRRDLVEASRYPYFTLLGQSIGSLFLGWEALTKCIPDIYIDSMGYAFTFPLFKYLGGCRVGCYVHYPTISTDMLSVVRNQHARFNNAAVITKNPLLSKMKLVYYYFFASLYGLVGSCSDTVMVNSTWTLNHILSLWRCRDRTSIVYPPCDVQTFLDIPLQEENRIIQPTVVSVSQFRPEKDHSLQIRAFAKLLAKTEGQQLLPKLILIGGCRNVDDEQRVNELKKLCQELGIEEKVEFKVNIPFKELKWHLADATIGLHTMWNEHFGIGIVECMAAGTIILAHNSGGPKLDIVVPYERNITGFLAEDEDGYADSMADIFSLSPAKRLQIRQSARESVKRFADEEFEETFLLSVEQLFK from the exons ATGGGGGCTTTCAAGCAGCTTTTCAG attgcTCTATTCATTGATTATACCTGCCTTGATATTAAGTGGAGGTTTATTTCTGTGTCTGTTGCTTTTACTCTGTGGTTTACGATTCTGGCTTCAACGACAGAGAGATCTGGAAATGCGTCCAGGAAATGATGGGAAAAAGCCACTTGTAGTTGCATTTTTCCATCCATATTGtaatgctggtggtggtggagagaGAGTGCTATGGTGTGCTTTGAGAGCTTTACAGAAAAA GTACAAGAATGCCTCCTACGTTGTCTACACAGGTGATACTGATACTACAGCTGAGAATATTCTAGTAGGTGCACACCAGCGATTCAACATCAGACTGAAACACCCTGTGAAGTTTGTGTTCTTAAATAGGCGCGACTTAGTAGAAGCTTCCCGGTATCCGTATTTCACTCTGTTAGGTCAGAGTATAGGATCCCTGTTTCTTGGCTGGGAAGCTCTTACAAAGTGTATCCCTGATATTTACATTGACTCCATGGGTTATGCATTCACATTTCCTCTCTTTAAATATCTGGGAGGTTGCCGAGTAGGATGTTACGTTCACTATCCTACAATCAGTACTGATATGCTTTCTGTGGTCAGGAATCAGCATGCACGATTTAATAATGCAGCCGTTATCACAAAAAATCCCCTCTTAAGTAAAATGAAActtgtatattattatttttttgcttccctATATGGGCTAGTTGGTTCTTGCAGTGACACTGTCATGGTTAATTCTACATGGACTCTCAATCACATCCTTTCCCTCTGGAGGTGTAGAGACCGCACAAGCATTGTGTATCCACCTTGTGATGTACAGACTTTCCTGGATATTCCACTACAAGAAGAAAACAGGATTATACAACCAACGGTTGTTTCTGTAAGCCAGTTCAGGCCAGAGAAGGACCACTCCCTGCAGATTAGAGCCTTTGCTAAATTGTTGGCAAAAACTGAAGGACAGCAACTATTGCCAAAGCTTATTTTGATTGGGGGCTGTCGTAACGTAGATGATGAACAGCGTGTAAATGAACTTAAGAAGCTCTGTCAAGAGTTAGGCATTGAAGAAAAGGTGGAATTcaaagttaatattccattcaaagAACTAAAGTGGCATCTGGCTGATGCAACTATTGGACTTCACACCATGTGGAATGAACATTTTGGAATTG GAATTGTTGAATGTATGGCAGCTGGCACAATTATTCTTGCTCACAATTCTGGAGGCCCAAAATTAGATATTGTGGTACCCTATGAAAGGAATATTACTGGATTTCTAGCAGAAGATGAAGATGGCTATGCAGACTCTATGGCTGATATCTTTTCATTGTCTCCTGCAAAACGGTTGCAGATCAGACAAAGTGCTCGTGAATCTGTGAAGAGGTTTGCTGATGAAGAATTTGAGGAAACATTCCTATTATCTGTAGAGCagctatttaaataa
- the ALG11 gene encoding GDP-Man:Man(3)GlcNAc(2)-PP-Dol alpha-1,2-mannosyltransferase isoform X1 produces the protein MHHGVTFPRFLSYRQVQGLANRSGIGSVFIVKRKLQENLSRFIFSALNVCVQLLYSLIIPALILSGGLFLCLLLLLCGLRFWLQRQRDLEMRPGNDGKKPLVVAFFHPYCNAGGGGERVLWCALRALQKKYKNASYVVYTGDTDTTAENILVGAHQRFNIRLKHPVKFVFLNRRDLVEASRYPYFTLLGQSIGSLFLGWEALTKCIPDIYIDSMGYAFTFPLFKYLGGCRVGCYVHYPTISTDMLSVVRNQHARFNNAAVITKNPLLSKMKLVYYYFFASLYGLVGSCSDTVMVNSTWTLNHILSLWRCRDRTSIVYPPCDVQTFLDIPLQEENRIIQPTVVSVSQFRPEKDHSLQIRAFAKLLAKTEGQQLLPKLILIGGCRNVDDEQRVNELKKLCQELGIEEKVEFKVNIPFKELKWHLADATIGLHTMWNEHFGIGIVECMAAGTIILAHNSGGPKLDIVVPYERNITGFLAEDEDGYADSMADIFSLSPAKRLQIRQSARESVKRFADEEFEETFLLSVEQLFK, from the exons ATGCATCACGGTGTAACATTTCCTAGATTCCTTTCCTATCGTCAAGTGCAAGGACTAGCAAACCGAAGCGGAATAGGTAGCGTCTTCATCGTAAAGCGGAAACTACAGGAAAATCTCTCACGCTTTATTTTCTCAGCCCTAAATGTCTGTGTACA attgcTCTATTCATTGATTATACCTGCCTTGATATTAAGTGGAGGTTTATTTCTGTGTCTGTTGCTTTTACTCTGTGGTTTACGATTCTGGCTTCAACGACAGAGAGATCTGGAAATGCGTCCAGGAAATGATGGGAAAAAGCCACTTGTAGTTGCATTTTTCCATCCATATTGtaatgctggtggtggtggagagaGAGTGCTATGGTGTGCTTTGAGAGCTTTACAGAAAAA GTACAAGAATGCCTCCTACGTTGTCTACACAGGTGATACTGATACTACAGCTGAGAATATTCTAGTAGGTGCACACCAGCGATTCAACATCAGACTGAAACACCCTGTGAAGTTTGTGTTCTTAAATAGGCGCGACTTAGTAGAAGCTTCCCGGTATCCGTATTTCACTCTGTTAGGTCAGAGTATAGGATCCCTGTTTCTTGGCTGGGAAGCTCTTACAAAGTGTATCCCTGATATTTACATTGACTCCATGGGTTATGCATTCACATTTCCTCTCTTTAAATATCTGGGAGGTTGCCGAGTAGGATGTTACGTTCACTATCCTACAATCAGTACTGATATGCTTTCTGTGGTCAGGAATCAGCATGCACGATTTAATAATGCAGCCGTTATCACAAAAAATCCCCTCTTAAGTAAAATGAAActtgtatattattatttttttgcttccctATATGGGCTAGTTGGTTCTTGCAGTGACACTGTCATGGTTAATTCTACATGGACTCTCAATCACATCCTTTCCCTCTGGAGGTGTAGAGACCGCACAAGCATTGTGTATCCACCTTGTGATGTACAGACTTTCCTGGATATTCCACTACAAGAAGAAAACAGGATTATACAACCAACGGTTGTTTCTGTAAGCCAGTTCAGGCCAGAGAAGGACCACTCCCTGCAGATTAGAGCCTTTGCTAAATTGTTGGCAAAAACTGAAGGACAGCAACTATTGCCAAAGCTTATTTTGATTGGGGGCTGTCGTAACGTAGATGATGAACAGCGTGTAAATGAACTTAAGAAGCTCTGTCAAGAGTTAGGCATTGAAGAAAAGGTGGAATTcaaagttaatattccattcaaagAACTAAAGTGGCATCTGGCTGATGCAACTATTGGACTTCACACCATGTGGAATGAACATTTTGGAATTG GAATTGTTGAATGTATGGCAGCTGGCACAATTATTCTTGCTCACAATTCTGGAGGCCCAAAATTAGATATTGTGGTACCCTATGAAAGGAATATTACTGGATTTCTAGCAGAAGATGAAGATGGCTATGCAGACTCTATGGCTGATATCTTTTCATTGTCTCCTGCAAAACGGTTGCAGATCAGACAAAGTGCTCGTGAATCTGTGAAGAGGTTTGCTGATGAAGAATTTGAGGAAACATTCCTATTATCTGTAGAGCagctatttaaataa